AAGCTCCCCAAAACCAATGAATTCATTAAGCAACATGTCGATTCAACAGAGACATTTCAAGTTCGTAGGTTAATTTGGGCAGCAAGCAGGCTTAATGAGACGGAAGGAAAGGTATTGGGATGGAGGTTATTGAAGCTAGCCGGCTTGAATCATCCATTAAAGAAAATGGTTAAGGACAAATTCATGGAACTCGTTGAGCATCAGTCATGAAAGAAGGATGATGTTTATGTTATCGTATTTCCCTACCTTATATTCAGATGAAGATAGTAGGTCCATAATATTCAGGTACCATGTGCTTTCGGGTAACAGTGATTTTTCAGTAACAAATTCAGAGTTGTTCGGAAGAAAGGTCTATGGTTTAACCGTACTTCCTCGCAACTTGAATTTTTTGCTTAATCAGTTGCCAAGCCGATTTCTGTCAACGGATGATTTTTTGTTTAACCATACCTATTTTCACTGGATCAAACCATTCATACCTAATGACCGGTTATCAAGAGCCATTGAAGAGATCACCGAAAATGCAGGTGATTCCAATATTGCTGTTTTACTAGGCAAGGGTAAAGATCGACTTATTTCAGAGGACTTACGTTATTGCCCTGATTGCATGAAGAATGACAGTCAAAAATATGGTGAAGTTTATTTGCATAGGACCCACCAACTAACTTTTATAACATACTGTCCAGAACATGGCAGTAAATTGATTGTGCTTTGCCCGAGCTGTAATCAGAAATTGGCTAGAGCGAAAGATGGACAATTATTAGCTTCTATAGTGTGTGAATGTGGATGCAATTTATCAAATTTTCAAGAAGAATCGGTATCCTCCAACTATAATATCAAACAGCGAGTCCTTACGAACTTCTATCAGATGGTTAGGTACTCCAAGCAGGTATCCCGGGAAGAGATATTTGCAAATTTGAAAAATGCATTGGGACTAAAAGGATACATGAAGTACTCGGGTGGCGTTGACAGAAAACAAATTTTTCAGCACTTTGATAAATTTCTGAAAGACAATGGTTTAATGGGATACTTGACTACCGACTTGAAGGCACAGGTTAATTCGGACAGTTTCTTTCTTTCATGTAAGGGAGTTAAAAATATCCTGCTATATGTGCTGATTATGATGTTTTTATCTGGTTCAGTTGAACATTTTATATTGGAGAATGGAGCCTTTTGTATACCGATACCGTTTGGGAATGGGCCATGGATTTGCAATAACCCGGTATGTGAAGGATATGGCTTAGGAGTTATCAAAAAATGTGTTCGTGTTGATCATGATGGAAGATATATTTCTGGATTATTTGGTTGTCCGCTATGTGGCTTTAGTTTCTCAAAAAGATGGAAATTAAACGATCATAGTAACGAGAAGCCTTATGCAGTGTTAACAATGGGTCCATTGTGGCACTCGACTGTATTAGAACTTCATTCAAGTGGTTTAAGTAATAATGCTATTGC
This genomic window from Paenibacillus hexagrammi contains:
- a CDS encoding TnsD family Tn7-like transposition protein; this translates as MLSYFPTLYSDEDSRSIIFRYHVLSGNSDFSVTNSELFGRKVYGLTVLPRNLNFLLNQLPSRFLSTDDFLFNHTYFHWIKPFIPNDRLSRAIEEITENAGDSNIAVLLGKGKDRLISEDLRYCPDCMKNDSQKYGEVYLHRTHQLTFITYCPEHGSKLIVLCPSCNQKLARAKDGQLLASIVCECGCNLSNFQEESVSSNYNIKQRVLTNFYQMVRYSKQVSREEIFANLKNALGLKGYMKYSGGVDRKQIFQHFDKFLKDNGLMGYLTTDLKAQVNSDSFFLSCKGVKNILLYVLIMMFLSGSVEHFILENGAFCIPIPFGNGPWICNNPVCEGYGLGVIKKCVRVDHDGRYISGLFGCPLCGFSFSKRWKLNDHSNEKPYAVLTMGPLWHSTVLELHSSGLSNNAIAKRLKTSPTQIKRSLNRHKEPVLDTRILQSLEMLWASSMDNNDEVAATSEVTTSLTENRKKILAIMQGNSQLSRTELAKRYNHLYHKMLKNDRDWMEQNLPPSKKNQIRKDWAKLDLEYSKTLAAAADDLYKSNPAEQIRKYTILANAPKIITEHLENAPEKFPRVAELLKNKVESDTNYLIRHLTVIIEQMKKYNKRVISLDSIKTFSPMYRKSTAEVDERIINQLETMIF